The following nucleotide sequence is from bacterium.
ATCTTCTTGAACGAGACCATAGATTTAAGATCGTCTTTCACCTTCCACTGCTCTTCATTTTTTGTGAAATACTTAATAAGCATTGAAGCTGGCAGTCCGCGGTTTACTTCTATTTGGCTATAGATTCCCCGCTCGGCTTTATCGAGAACCTCCTGACAAATATCGGTACCAGTGATTTTCACATCCCATCCCTCCAGTTCAGGAAAGTGCTCACGAAGCACCATGCAAATGGAGTAAATTTCCTGGCCAGTTGATGCTGCAGCGCACCAGATGTTGAGAGTTCTCGTTCTTTTTCGTTCTTCTATCAATTGAGGAAATACCTCTTTTTGAAGCATCTCAAATGGCTTCATATCACGAAAAAAAGAAGTCTCATTTGTCGTCAGCGCATCAATGATTTTCCCCTTCAGCACCACTTCACCGTTATCGCGTAGCTTTTGCACCATATCGGCGATATCAGCATATCCGCCTTTCTGCACAAGTGGCGCGAGTCGTGATTCTACCAGGTATTCTTTTCCCTTCTCGAGAACAATTGCAGCTTCTCGGCGAACCATCTCGCTAACAAATAGAAAGTCGTTTTCTAATAAGCTCATTTCTTGCCCTCCACATCCCGATGTTCTGCCATATTTCGGGAAGCTGCCTTTTGTACTCTACGAATTAATTCTGCTGCGATCTCTTGAAGTGGCAATGCATCCTCGGCTAATCCATGCTGAAAAACATAGCCAGGCATTCCCCAAACAACACTCGTATCCTTGTCCTGTACAAGAATTGTTCCATGCTTCTGCTTTAATGCTTTACATCCAAGCAAGCCATCACTCCCCATACCCGTGAGAAC
It contains:
- a CDS encoding protein-glutamate O-methyltransferase CheR, which gives rise to MSLLENDFLFVSEMVRREAAIVLEKGKEYLVESRLAPLVQKGGYADIADMVQKLRDNGEVVLKGKIIDALTTNETSFFRDMKPFEMLQKEVFPQLIEERKRTRTLNIWCAAASTGQEIYSICMVLREHFPELEGWDVKITGTDICQEVLDKAERGIYSQIEVNRGLPASMLIKYFTKNEEQWKVKDDLKSMVSFKKMNLVQPWGNLGKPDIVFMRNVLIYFDIEVKKEILGNVKKIMQPDGFLFLGAAETTLNIDDDFIRRPFERGGCYTLRTG